A DNA window from Palaemon carinicauda isolate YSFRI2023 unplaced genomic scaffold, ASM3689809v2 scaffold1597, whole genome shotgun sequence contains the following coding sequences:
- the LOC137635670 gene encoding histone H3, producing the protein MARTKQTARKSTGGKAPRKQLATKAARKSAPATGGVKKPHRYRPGTVALREIRRYQKSTELLIRKLPFQRLVREIAQDFKTDLRFQSSAVMALQEASEAYLVGLFEDTNLCAIHAKRVTIMPKDIQLARRIRGERA; encoded by the coding sequence ATGGCTCGTACCAAGCAGACCGCCCGTAAATCCACTGGAGGAAAGGCTCCCCGCAAGCAGCTTGCAACCAAGGCTGCTCGCAAGTCTGCTCCTGCTACAGGAGGAGTCAAGAAACCCCATCGTTACAGGCCTGGTACCGTTGCCCTCCGTGAGATCCGTCGCTACCAGAAGAGCACTGAACTTCTCATCAGGAAGCTCCCCTTCCAGCGTCTGGTGCGTGAAATCGCCCAAGATTTCAAGACTGACCTTCGTTTCCAGTCCTCTGCTGTCATGGCCCTTCAGGAAGCCTCTGAGGCTTACCTCGTCGGCCTCTTTGAAGACACCAACTTGTGCGCCATCCACGCCAAGAGAGTCACCATTATGCCCAAGGACATCCAGCTGGCTCGCCGCATCCGTGGAGAGAGAGCTTAA
- the LOC137635676 gene encoding LOW QUALITY PROTEIN: histone H2A-like (The sequence of the model RefSeq protein was modified relative to this genomic sequence to represent the inferred CDS: deleted 1 base in 1 codon), whose product MSGRGKGGKVKGKSKSRSSRAGLQFPVGRIHRLLRKGNYAERVGAGAPVYLAAVMEYLAAEVLELAGNAARDNKKTRIIPRHLQLAIRNDEELNKLLSGVTIAQGGVLPNIQAVLLPKKTEKK is encoded by the exons ATGTCTGGACGCGGAAAGGGAGGCAAAGTAAAGGGAAAGTCA AAGTCCCGTAGCAGCAGGGCTGGACTTCAGTTCCCTGTGGGACGTATCCACCGTCTTTTGCGCAAGGGCAACTATGCTGAACGTGTAGGTGCTGGAGCTCCAGTCTACTTGGCTGCAGTCATGGAGTACTTGGCTGCCGAAGTCTTGGAGTTGGCTGGTAATGCTGCCCGTGACAACAAGAAGACCAGGATCATTCCCCGTCACTTGCAATTGGCCATCCGCAACGACGAAGAGCTCAACAAGTTGCTCTCTGGCGTGACCATTGCCCAGGGTGGTGTCTTGCCCAACATCCAGGCAGTTCTCTTGCCCAAGAAGACCGAAAAGAAGTAA
- the LOC137635674 gene encoding histone H4 — MTGRGKGGKGLGKGGAKRHRKVLRDNIQGITKPAIRRLARRGGVKRISGLIYEETRGVLKVFLENVIRDAVTYTEHAKRKTVTAMDVVYALKRQGRTLYGFGG; from the coding sequence ATGACTGGACGTGGCAAGGGAGGAAAGGGACTCGGAAAGGGTGGCGCTAAGCGTCATCGTAAAGTACTTCGTGATAATATCCAGGGTATCACAAAACCTGCCATTCGTCGTCTGGCCCGCAGAGGTGGTGTCAAACGTATCTCTGGCCTCATCTACGAAGAAACCCGTGGTGTTCTGAAGGTATTCCTCGAAAATGTCATCAGGGATGCTGTCACCTACACCGAGCATGCCAAGAGGAAGACTGTCACTGCCATGGATGTCGTCTACGCCCTCAAACGCCAAGGCCGTACCCTGTACGGTTTCGGCGGTTAG